From a region of the Nocardioides ginsengisegetis genome:
- a CDS encoding IS110 family transposase has translation MTHNHTQIESAQVGIYGGVDTHLDFHVAAAVNALGALLGTAVFATTVQGYAELLAWLRAWGPLAQVGVEGTGSYGAGLARHLHRHDVEVLEINRPDRASRRRRGKTDAYDAEAAARTALAGHARAAKINTGAVESLRMLKLQRDSAVKQRTATLNQMHQLRVTAPQELREQLTGLTKHTLATHCVRFRVTRDTNRLTDPVQAAKKALHGLARRVLALTAEITELDADIAALTRAIAPATSAAAGVGAQTVAQLLIAIGEQPERFHSEAGFAALCGTSPIPASSGKTQRHRLNRGGNRQANSALHMATLNRLCHHPPTRAYIAARTTDAKSDPHLRRKLKRYLARELFTLLRQDLRALNTPDIAA, from the coding sequence CACACAGATCGAGTCCGCCCAGGTCGGGATCTACGGCGGCGTGGACACCCACCTGGACTTCCACGTCGCGGCCGCGGTCAACGCACTCGGCGCGCTGCTGGGCACCGCGGTCTTCGCGACCACGGTCCAGGGCTATGCCGAACTACTGGCCTGGCTCCGCGCCTGGGGACCACTGGCCCAGGTCGGGGTCGAGGGAACCGGCTCCTACGGCGCCGGCCTGGCCCGTCACCTGCACCGCCACGATGTCGAGGTTCTCGAGATCAACCGGCCCGACCGGGCCAGCCGCCGACGCCGCGGGAAGACCGACGCCTACGACGCCGAGGCAGCCGCCCGGACCGCGTTGGCCGGTCACGCCCGAGCCGCCAAGATCAACACCGGGGCCGTGGAGTCGCTGCGGATGCTGAAGCTGCAACGCGACTCCGCGGTCAAGCAGCGCACCGCCACGCTCAACCAGATGCACCAGCTCAGGGTCACCGCGCCCCAAGAACTCCGCGAACAACTGACCGGCCTGACCAAACACACCCTGGCCACCCACTGCGTGCGGTTCCGCGTCACCCGCGACACCAACAGACTCACCGACCCCGTCCAGGCCGCCAAGAAGGCCCTGCATGGACTGGCCCGCCGAGTCCTGGCGCTCACCGCGGAGATCACCGAACTCGACGCCGACATCGCGGCCCTGACCAGGGCCATCGCCCCGGCCACCAGTGCCGCGGCCGGTGTCGGGGCCCAGACCGTGGCACAACTGCTGATCGCCATCGGCGAGCAACCCGAACGGTTCCACAGCGAGGCCGGCTTCGCCGCCCTCTGCGGCACCAGTCCAATCCCGGCCTCCTCGGGGAAGACCCAACGTCACCGCCTCAACCGCGGCGGGAACCGACAAGCCAACAGTGCCCTGCACATGGCCACCCTCAACCGGCTCTGCCACCACCCACCGACCAGGGCCTACATCGCCGCCCGCACCACCGATGCCAAGTCGGACCCCCACCTGCGCCGCAAGCTCAAGCGCTACCTCGCCCGCGAACTCTTCACCCTGCTGCGACAAGACCTACGAGCCCTCAACACCCCCGACATCGCGGCTTGA